Proteins from a genomic interval of Amycolatopsis sp. cg13:
- a CDS encoding LysR family transcriptional regulator: MSPSLRQLEYLVAVADTGGLTAAADSCHVSQSAVSLAIASLERTLGVQLILRGPGRTTALTDAGRQVVGEARAVLTSVAELGTTARDYGQDLAGRLSFGCYTPLAPLHVPAALATFRTQHPEVDVTFVEGTLPDLQHLLLEGRCDLAVLYRQDLVPGIAVDKLYDQPPSVLLPPDHPLARRKTVSLRALADEPFILLDVPPSERYFRDVFASVGLPMPVAHRTTSFELARALVARGLGYTLSVQRPPLELSVEGTPFAVRPLRERVPTTPVVLARAEGARLTRRAETFRTFCREFFSSGA, from the coding sequence ATGTCTCCCTCGTTGCGCCAGCTCGAGTATCTGGTCGCGGTCGCCGACACCGGCGGACTCACCGCGGCGGCGGACAGCTGCCACGTGTCGCAGTCGGCGGTGTCGCTGGCGATCGCTTCGCTGGAACGGACTTTGGGCGTACAACTCATCCTGCGCGGCCCCGGCCGGACGACAGCCCTGACCGACGCCGGCCGCCAGGTCGTCGGCGAGGCCCGCGCGGTGCTCACGTCGGTCGCCGAGCTGGGCACGACCGCCCGCGACTACGGCCAAGATCTCGCCGGACGCCTGAGTTTCGGCTGCTACACGCCCCTCGCGCCGCTGCACGTGCCCGCCGCGCTGGCGACCTTCCGGACCCAGCATCCGGAAGTCGACGTCACGTTCGTCGAGGGCACTCTCCCGGACCTGCAGCACCTCCTGCTGGAGGGCCGCTGCGACCTGGCCGTGCTGTACCGGCAAGACCTCGTGCCGGGGATCGCGGTGGACAAGCTGTACGACCAGCCGCCGAGCGTGCTCCTCCCGCCGGACCATCCCCTGGCGCGCCGCAAGACGGTTTCGTTGCGCGCCTTGGCGGACGAGCCGTTCATCCTGCTGGACGTACCGCCGTCGGAACGCTATTTCCGCGACGTCTTCGCCTCCGTCGGCCTGCCCATGCCGGTCGCGCACCGCACGACGAGCTTCGAACTCGCGCGGGCGTTGGTGGCCCGAGGGCTCGGCTACACGCTGTCGGTGCAGCGCCCGCCGTTGGAGCTTTCCGTTGAAGGCACGCCCTTCGCGGTACGTCCATTGCGTGAGCGAGTCCCGACGACGCCCGTCGTCCTGGCCCGCGCGGAGGGCGCTCGCTTGACCCGCCGCGCCGAAACGTTCCGCACCTTCTGCCGAGAGTTCTTCAGCTCTGGAGCGTAA
- a CDS encoding nitroreductase family protein, with the protein MTRHQHPFVPYAPPRLSPEESLARGQELYRLLDRRRSVRWFSPDPVPLEAIETAVRIANTAPSGAHHQPWTFVATADPEVKRAVREAAEVEERKFYRERNAPDWHAALARLETDEHKEFLEVAPWLVVAFAQKSTPLPDGSLRKNYYVNESVGIACGMFITALHAMGLATLTHTPNPMGFLNEVFERPVTERPYILFPVGYPAPDCEVPDLDRKPLGEALVVHAPLPRG; encoded by the coding sequence ATGACCCGGCACCAGCACCCGTTCGTCCCGTACGCGCCGCCTCGGCTGTCCCCGGAGGAAAGCCTCGCGCGCGGGCAGGAGCTGTACCGGCTGCTCGACCGGCGCCGGTCGGTCCGCTGGTTCTCCCCGGACCCGGTGCCGCTCGAAGCGATCGAGACCGCGGTGCGGATCGCCAACACCGCGCCGAGCGGGGCGCACCACCAGCCGTGGACGTTCGTCGCGACCGCGGATCCGGAGGTGAAGCGCGCGGTGCGCGAGGCGGCCGAGGTCGAGGAGCGGAAGTTCTACCGGGAGCGCAACGCGCCGGACTGGCACGCGGCGCTCGCCCGGCTCGAAACCGACGAGCACAAGGAGTTCCTCGAGGTCGCGCCGTGGCTGGTGGTCGCCTTCGCGCAGAAAAGCACGCCGCTGCCGGACGGTTCGCTGCGGAAGAACTACTACGTCAACGAGAGCGTCGGCATCGCGTGCGGCATGTTCATCACCGCGCTGCACGCCATGGGCCTCGCGACGCTCACCCACACCCCGAACCCGATGGGCTTCCTCAACGAGGTCTTCGAACGCCCGGTCACCGAACGGCCGTACATCCTGTTCCCGGTCGGCTATCCCGCGCCGGACTGCGAGGTGCCCGATCTCGACCGCAAACCGCTCGGCGAGGCGCTGGTGGTGCACGCGCCGTTACCTCGGGGGTAA
- a CDS encoding helix-turn-helix domain-containing protein encodes MTTTVKAPVGELLREWRDRRRISQLDLAISADISTRHLSFVETGRSKPSRDMVLRLGEHLDIPLRERNRLLLAAGYAPAYGESDIGAPEMTVIREAVRRLLAGHDPYPAAVVDRGWNLVDANLSLGVLTEGIAPDLLTGPVNVLRATLHPDGMAPRVLNLGEWRAHLLGRLRRQVEQTADAGLAELLEELRGYPCDDEVPEVEVPGPGDIFVPLRYRQGDLELTFFSTVATFGTPLDVTVAELVIESFYPADPATAAFLRERVTG; translated from the coding sequence GTGACGACTACGGTGAAGGCCCCGGTCGGCGAACTGCTCCGGGAATGGCGCGACCGCCGCCGCATCAGCCAGCTCGACCTCGCGATCTCGGCGGACATCTCGACGCGCCACCTGAGCTTCGTGGAGACCGGAAGGTCCAAGCCGAGCCGGGACATGGTGCTGCGGCTGGGCGAGCACCTCGACATCCCGCTGCGCGAACGGAACCGCCTGCTGCTGGCTGCGGGCTACGCACCGGCGTACGGCGAGTCCGACATCGGAGCGCCGGAGATGACCGTGATCCGCGAGGCTGTCCGGCGGCTGCTCGCCGGACACGACCCGTATCCGGCGGCGGTGGTCGACCGCGGCTGGAACCTGGTCGACGCCAACCTGAGTCTGGGAGTGCTCACCGAAGGCATCGCACCGGACCTGCTGACCGGGCCGGTGAACGTCCTGCGCGCGACGCTGCACCCGGACGGGATGGCGCCGCGGGTGCTCAATCTGGGGGAGTGGAGGGCGCATCTGCTGGGGCGGTTGCGGCGTCAGGTGGAGCAGACCGCGGACGCCGGGCTGGCGGAGTTGCTGGAGGAGCTGCGCGGGTATCCGTGCGATGACGAGGTCCCGGAGGTCGAGGTCCCTGGGCCGGGCGACATTTTCGTGCCGCTGCGGTACCGGCAGGGGGATCTGGAGCTGACGTTCTTCAGCACGGTGGCGACTTTCGGGACTCCGTTGGACGTGACGGTCGCGGAGCTGGTGATCGAGTCGTTCTACCCGGCCGATCCGGCGACGGCGGCCTTCCTGCGCGAGCGCGTGACCGGCTGA
- a CDS encoding zinc-binding dehydrogenase, which produces MRAFVVTGPGEAGPAEVPEPVAGVGEVVVDVERAGVCGTDVEFFTGEMQYLADGHARYPMRLGHEWCGTVSETGPGVHPAWVGRRVTGDTMLGCGDCRRCRGGHQHVCEHRQEVGIRGGRAGALAERLAVPVRSLHELPDALDPVAGALVEPGGNACRAARAAAGERVLVLGPGTIGLLTALFLQAAGSEVHLVGATPWSVEFARGLGFSAGTSIPEPPFDAVVDATGDPAAPALAAEMVEPAGRVVYIGLAGRPSLLDTRALALKDVTAIGVLSGSPGLAQAIDAYASGEVDPRPLVAATVGLGEVAAVLGGERPAGAPKIHVDPRR; this is translated from the coding sequence ATGCGGGCGTTCGTGGTGACCGGGCCGGGGGAGGCGGGTCCGGCCGAGGTGCCGGAGCCGGTCGCCGGGGTCGGCGAGGTGGTCGTCGACGTGGAGCGGGCCGGAGTCTGCGGCACGGACGTCGAATTCTTCACCGGCGAGATGCAGTACCTCGCCGACGGCCACGCGCGCTACCCGATGCGGCTCGGCCACGAATGGTGCGGCACGGTGTCCGAGACCGGTCCCGGCGTGCATCCCGCGTGGGTCGGCCGCCGGGTCACCGGCGACACGATGCTCGGGTGCGGGGACTGCCGACGCTGCCGGGGCGGCCACCAGCACGTCTGCGAGCATCGCCAGGAGGTCGGCATCCGAGGCGGCCGGGCGGGAGCATTGGCGGAACGTCTCGCCGTGCCGGTGCGATCGCTGCACGAGCTGCCGGACGCGCTGGATCCCGTCGCGGGCGCGCTGGTCGAACCGGGCGGCAACGCGTGCCGCGCGGCGCGGGCGGCGGCGGGGGAGCGGGTGCTGGTTCTCGGGCCGGGGACGATCGGGTTGCTCACCGCGCTGTTCCTCCAGGCCGCGGGCAGCGAGGTGCATCTCGTGGGCGCGACGCCGTGGTCGGTGGAATTCGCGCGCGGCTTGGGTTTCTCGGCTGGGACGAGCATTCCGGAGCCGCCGTTCGACGCGGTCGTGGACGCGACGGGCGATCCCGCGGCTCCGGCCCTCGCCGCGGAGATGGTCGAACCGGCGGGGCGGGTTGTCTACATCGGACTCGCGGGGCGGCCGAGCCTGCTGGACACGCGAGCGTTGGCGTTGAAGGACGTTACGGCGATCGGCGTGCTCAGCGGGTCTCCGGGACTGGCGCAGGCGATCGACGCGTACGCGTCCGGTGAGGTTGATCCGCGGCCGTTGGTGGCGGCGACGGTCGGGCTGGGCGAGGTCGCGGCGGTGCTCGGCGGGGAACGGCCGGCGGGGGCGCCGAAGATCCACGTCGACCCGCGCCGGTAA
- a CDS encoding GNAT family N-acetyltransferase — translation MSADLTFRQPTEEDHARVLAALGPWWGGLKGEAGAKERALLVPRLYFQHFTTTSRLVERPDGTLAAFLIGFVSQTDPSVAYIHFVGVDPELHGQGIGRSLYEWFFGRVRESGVRKVKCITSPQNTASRAYHARLGFEVSEVLPDYDGPGLDRVAFTRSLADEAA, via the coding sequence ATGAGTGCCGACCTGACTTTCCGCCAGCCGACCGAAGAAGACCACGCCCGCGTGCTTGCCGCGCTGGGCCCGTGGTGGGGCGGGCTGAAGGGCGAAGCCGGTGCGAAGGAGCGGGCGTTGCTGGTGCCGCGCCTGTACTTCCAGCACTTCACCACGACCAGCCGCCTGGTCGAGCGTCCGGACGGGACGCTCGCGGCGTTCCTGATCGGCTTCGTCTCGCAGACCGACCCGTCGGTCGCGTACATCCACTTCGTCGGCGTCGACCCGGAGTTGCACGGGCAGGGGATCGGCCGGTCGTTGTACGAATGGTTCTTCGGCCGGGTGCGGGAATCGGGCGTGCGGAAGGTCAAGTGCATCACGAGCCCGCAGAACACCGCTTCGCGCGCTTATCACGCGAGGCTCGGGTTCGAGGTTTCCGAGGTGCTGCCGGACTACGACGGGCCTGGGCTGGACCGGGTCGCTTTCACTCGCAGCCTGGCCGACGAAGCGGCCTGA
- a CDS encoding class II glutamine amidotransferase, with product MCRLFGLSAAPQRVHATFWLLEAPDSLAVQSRREPDGTGLGVFDADGSPQVRKQPFAAYEDEKFAYEAKHCESATVLAHIRYASTGGLEPANTHPFVQHGRLFAHNGVIGDLPRLEERLGEYRDLVEGDTDSERFFALVTKETEARGGNVSAGITAAARWAAANLPVYAINLILTTPTELWALRYPDTHDLWVL from the coding sequence ATGTGCCGTCTGTTTGGTCTGTCCGCTGCCCCGCAGCGCGTGCACGCCACGTTCTGGCTGCTCGAAGCGCCCGACAGCCTCGCCGTCCAGAGCCGGCGCGAGCCCGACGGGACGGGGCTCGGCGTGTTCGACGCGGACGGCTCCCCGCAAGTGCGGAAACAGCCGTTCGCCGCCTACGAGGACGAGAAGTTCGCTTACGAGGCAAAGCATTGCGAATCGGCGACCGTCCTCGCCCACATCCGCTACGCCTCGACCGGCGGCCTCGAACCGGCCAATACCCATCCCTTCGTCCAGCACGGACGCCTTTTCGCCCACAACGGCGTCATCGGTGACCTGCCCCGGTTGGAAGAACGGCTCGGCGAGTACCGGGACCTCGTCGAGGGCGACACCGACTCAGAACGGTTTTTCGCCCTCGTCACCAAGGAAACCGAAGCCCGCGGCGGCAACGTCAGCGCCGGGATCACCGCCGCCGCACGCTGGGCCGCCGCCAACCTGCCCGTGTACGCGATCAACCTGATTCTCACCACGCCGACCGAACTGTGGGCCTTGCGCTACCCGGACACGCACGATCTCTGGGTCCTGTAG
- a CDS encoding alpha/beta fold hydrolase, producing the protein MFEGFTTETVDGAGCPVFVRHAGSGPPVLLLHGHPRTSATWYRVAPQLAERGFTVVCADLPGYGRSGKPEPAEDHEPHSKRASAQRLLAVMRALGHEQFAVVGHDRGSYLALRMALDRPDRVLRAVLADCLPVSEHLGRITPKFATEWWHWFFFAQPETPERVINADPDSWYRGDPEKMGRENHAEWRAATRDPEVVRGMLEDYRAGLTVDYRDELADRAAGRKLKQPVLVLWSLRDDLEDLYGDPLRIWREWAEDVRGHGIDSGHHMAELAPDAVSASVADFLDPLKAT; encoded by the coding sequence ATGTTCGAGGGTTTCACGACCGAGACGGTGGACGGCGCCGGTTGCCCCGTTTTCGTGCGGCACGCGGGAAGCGGCCCGCCGGTCCTGCTGTTGCACGGCCATCCCCGCACCTCGGCGACCTGGTATCGGGTCGCGCCTCAGTTGGCGGAACGCGGATTCACGGTCGTGTGCGCCGACCTCCCCGGATACGGCCGGTCCGGGAAGCCCGAACCCGCCGAGGACCACGAGCCGCACTCCAAACGGGCAAGCGCGCAACGGCTGCTGGCGGTGATGCGCGCGCTCGGCCACGAACAGTTCGCCGTCGTCGGGCACGACCGGGGCAGCTACCTCGCCCTCCGCATGGCCCTCGACCGCCCGGACCGCGTGCTCCGGGCGGTGCTGGCCGACTGCCTTCCGGTCAGCGAACACCTTGGCCGGATCACCCCGAAGTTCGCGACCGAGTGGTGGCACTGGTTCTTCTTCGCCCAGCCCGAAACCCCGGAGCGCGTGATCAACGCCGACCCCGACTCGTGGTACCGCGGCGACCCCGAAAAAATGGGCCGCGAAAACCACGCCGAATGGCGCGCGGCGACGCGGGACCCGGAAGTCGTCCGCGGCATGCTCGAGGACTACCGCGCCGGTCTCACCGTGGACTACCGCGACGAACTAGCCGACCGCGCCGCCGGCCGGAAGCTCAAGCAGCCAGTGCTCGTCCTGTGGTCCCTGCGCGACGATCTGGAAGACCTCTACGGCGATCCCCTGCGCATCTGGCGGGAGTGGGCCGAGGACGTGCGCGGGCACGGCATCGACTCCGGTCACCACATGGCCGAACTGGCGCCCGACGCGGTCTCCGCTTCTGTCGCGGATTTCCTCGATCCGCTCAAAGCGACGTAA
- a CDS encoding SRPBCC family protein yields MAAAAHYVEVNAPAQACYDWWRPLTRLPELFSDVRSVEAVDGDETRTRWKVDGPAGSTVEWEARIAEDAPPRTIAWTTVDDADPDVRNSGVVRFDDKGDGRTGFEISLEYEPPAGKLGEAVASLLADPQKKVERAAEQFRTVIEAR; encoded by the coding sequence ATGGCTGCTGCAGCGCATTACGTCGAGGTCAACGCCCCAGCCCAGGCCTGCTACGACTGGTGGCGGCCCCTGACGCGGCTGCCGGAACTGTTCTCCGACGTCCGGTCGGTCGAGGCCGTGGACGGCGACGAGACGCGCACCCGCTGGAAGGTCGACGGACCGGCGGGGTCCACAGTGGAATGGGAGGCCCGGATCGCCGAGGACGCGCCCCCGCGCACAATCGCCTGGACCACTGTGGACGACGCGGACCCGGACGTGCGCAACTCCGGCGTCGTCCGGTTCGACGACAAGGGCGACGGCCGCACCGGTTTCGAGATCTCCCTCGAGTACGAGCCTCCGGCAGGCAAACTGGGCGAAGCGGTCGCGTCGCTGCTGGCCGACCCGCAGAAGAAGGTCGAGCGGGCCGCGGAGCAGTTCCGGACCGTCATCGAAGCCCGCTGA
- a CDS encoding STAS domain-containing protein produces MPHPGIARLTVTGELDYDSQPALIGATREMLAAQPDCRTVRLDCGGLSFCDSSGLAALLMVDRLVRSAGAALHLDDRSPEFDRLLRRTNLVAHFTGSAAENAQRHRDP; encoded by the coding sequence ATGCCGCACCCAGGCATCGCGCGCCTGACCGTCACCGGCGAACTCGACTACGACAGCCAGCCCGCACTCATCGGCGCGACCCGGGAAATGCTGGCCGCGCAGCCGGATTGCCGCACCGTCCGCCTCGACTGCGGCGGACTGTCCTTTTGCGACTCGTCGGGTCTGGCCGCCTTGCTCATGGTCGACCGGCTGGTCCGCTCAGCCGGCGCGGCGCTGCACCTGGACGACCGGTCGCCGGAATTCGACCGGCTGCTCCGGCGCACGAATCTCGTGGCCCATTTCACCGGGTCGGCCGCCGAAAACGCTCAGCGACACCGAGATCCCTGA
- a CDS encoding B12-binding domain-containing protein, translating to MTASSKPRTDPSLSVEDVAAQLWTAAADGDEHAAGGIALRALESGMDTETVLLDVIGAVQRKVGEEWAANRLTVTREHAVTAINDRVVAAVSLASGPSSGPPLARVTVACVDGEWHALPARLLAEVLRSRGFRVDYLGAQVPASHLIADVHRTGPDAVALSGSIPTRLPAAHATITACQAAGVPVIAGGAAFGTDGRYARLFGADAWAPDARAAADLLAGQPLGAPRGAHQAVDDLPHLLDQEYTMISRTSPQLVKAALAGLRERIPAVARYSELQLQHTVEDLASIVDYLKTSVYVDDPELFTGFLRWTADILAARGVPSGYLTPALDVLGEELRDFPRARATLDRAQAELLRPDDHRESRP from the coding sequence ATGACCGCCTCGAGCAAGCCTCGCACCGACCCGTCGCTGTCCGTCGAGGACGTCGCCGCCCAGCTCTGGACCGCGGCCGCCGACGGCGACGAACACGCGGCGGGCGGCATCGCGCTCCGGGCCCTCGAGTCCGGAATGGACACCGAAACCGTCCTGCTCGACGTGATCGGCGCGGTGCAGCGGAAAGTCGGCGAGGAGTGGGCGGCCAACCGGCTGACCGTGACCCGGGAACATGCCGTCACCGCGATCAACGACCGGGTGGTCGCCGCCGTGAGCCTCGCCTCCGGCCCGTCGTCCGGTCCTCCGCTCGCCCGGGTGACCGTCGCCTGCGTGGACGGGGAATGGCACGCGCTGCCCGCCCGGCTGCTGGCCGAAGTGCTGCGGTCGCGCGGGTTCCGGGTCGACTACCTCGGCGCGCAGGTCCCGGCGTCGCACCTGATCGCCGACGTGCACCGCACCGGCCCGGACGCTGTCGCACTGTCCGGCTCGATCCCGACGCGGCTGCCCGCCGCGCACGCGACGATCACCGCGTGCCAAGCCGCCGGCGTCCCGGTCATCGCGGGCGGCGCCGCGTTCGGAACGGACGGCCGCTATGCCCGCCTGTTCGGCGCCGACGCCTGGGCGCCCGACGCTCGCGCCGCCGCCGACCTCCTCGCCGGGCAACCGCTGGGCGCGCCCCGCGGCGCGCACCAGGCCGTGGACGATCTGCCGCACCTGCTCGACCAGGAATACACCATGATCTCGCGAACCTCGCCCCAGCTGGTGAAGGCCGCGCTCGCCGGGCTGCGCGAACGGATCCCCGCGGTGGCCCGCTACAGCGAACTCCAGCTGCAGCACACCGTCGAGGATCTGGCGAGCATCGTCGACTACCTCAAGACGTCGGTCTACGTCGACGATCCCGAGCTGTTCACGGGTTTCCTGCGCTGGACCGCCGACATCCTCGCCGCCCGCGGCGTCCCGTCCGGCTATCTGACGCCCGCACTGGACGTCCTCGGCGAGGAACTGCGGGACTTCCCCCGGGCCCGCGCCACCCTCGACCGCGCGCAGGCCGAACTTCTCCGGCCCGACGACCATCGTGAAAGCCGCCCATGA
- a CDS encoding SpoIIE family protein phosphatase translates to MADLKRADLSADVVSRWSSAPCPVLVTDADGTVVALNAAAERLFPQAAPGAVLAEAIAGWPDGGIEGVRGAEDSWDRSYEVHPVTHDDGTITWWLTENTDARLAETALRTERRRAQFLAEASTALLGSLNLQRCMQVAGKLAVQHLADAALLITPAAQHRVPAVLCVRGREPEQLELAAELSEVPGLAEALQGFPPVPSRWIDPASAPAWLIPPGFGDVGSIVVTPLPGHGVPAGALVLLRKAERAAFSEDEEIFARLFAARSGVAMSAARMFAQQSSITETLMRELLPPVLHEVAGAELAGRYRAALDSERVGGDFYDVYPAAGDSPESLVVLGDVCGKGVEAAVLTGKVRNTLHALLPLASDHHRVLSMLNDALLTSHHTRFVTLALASVSPLAAGLRLRLTCAGHLPPLIVRANGEVEVVDTVGTVVGVLPEIDTTTVEVTLAPGETCLLYTDGITEARGGPLGDQMFGEERLHEALTRCAGMPAEAIAEHVHMLAAEWARERDHDDMAVVVIAAPRGQHLSAVGGSSRGRYTAA, encoded by the coding sequence GTGGCGGATCTGAAACGGGCGGACCTTTCCGCGGATGTCGTATCTCGGTGGAGTTCAGCACCCTGCCCTGTACTGGTCACTGATGCCGACGGCACGGTCGTCGCGCTCAATGCCGCGGCCGAACGGCTGTTTCCTCAAGCTGCGCCGGGCGCGGTGCTCGCCGAAGCGATAGCCGGCTGGCCGGACGGCGGTATCGAAGGCGTACGCGGTGCCGAGGACAGCTGGGATCGCAGCTACGAGGTGCACCCGGTAACGCACGATGACGGAACGATCACCTGGTGGCTGACGGAGAACACCGACGCGCGCCTCGCCGAGACCGCCTTGCGCACCGAGCGGCGGCGGGCGCAGTTCCTCGCCGAGGCGTCGACCGCGTTGCTGGGGTCGCTGAATCTGCAGCGGTGCATGCAGGTCGCCGGAAAGCTGGCCGTGCAGCACCTCGCCGACGCGGCGCTCCTGATCACTCCGGCCGCACAGCACCGCGTTCCGGCGGTGCTCTGCGTTCGAGGCCGTGAACCCGAGCAGCTCGAACTCGCCGCCGAACTGTCCGAGGTGCCCGGGCTCGCCGAGGCGCTGCAAGGGTTTCCGCCGGTCCCGTCGCGCTGGATCGACCCGGCGTCCGCGCCGGCGTGGCTGATCCCCCCGGGATTCGGCGACGTGGGCTCGATCGTGGTGACGCCCTTGCCCGGCCACGGCGTCCCGGCCGGGGCGCTGGTTCTCCTGCGGAAGGCCGAACGCGCAGCGTTCAGCGAGGACGAGGAGATCTTCGCCCGGTTGTTCGCGGCCCGGTCCGGAGTGGCGATGTCCGCCGCGCGGATGTTCGCCCAGCAGTCGTCGATCACCGAAACGCTGATGCGCGAACTGCTTCCGCCCGTGCTGCACGAGGTCGCGGGCGCGGAGCTCGCGGGACGGTATCGCGCCGCGCTCGACTCGGAACGGGTCGGCGGCGATTTCTACGACGTCTACCCGGCGGCGGGCGACAGCCCGGAATCGCTCGTGGTGCTGGGCGATGTGTGCGGCAAAGGCGTCGAAGCAGCGGTGCTCACCGGGAAGGTCCGCAACACGCTGCACGCCTTGCTGCCGCTGGCCTCGGACCACCATCGCGTGCTCAGCATGCTCAACGACGCGCTGCTCACTTCCCACCACACCCGTTTCGTCACCCTCGCGCTCGCGTCGGTGTCGCCGCTGGCCGCCGGTCTGCGGCTGCGGCTGACGTGCGCGGGGCACCTGCCACCGCTGATCGTCCGGGCGAACGGGGAGGTCGAGGTGGTGGACACGGTCGGCACCGTGGTCGGCGTGCTGCCCGAGATCGACACGACCACGGTCGAAGTAACGCTCGCGCCCGGCGAGACGTGCCTGCTCTACACCGACGGCATCACCGAGGCGCGCGGCGGTCCGCTGGGCGATCAGATGTTCGGCGAGGAGCGCCTGCACGAGGCGCTGACCCGGTGCGCGGGCATGCCCGCGGAGGCGATCGCCGAGCACGTCCACATGCTCGCGGCCGAATGGGCTCGCGAACGCGATCACGACGACATGGCAGTCGTCGTGATCGCCGCGCCTCGCGGCCAGCACCTGTCGGCGGTCGGCGGCTCGAGCCGCGGCAGGTACACCGCCGCATGA
- a CDS encoding GAF and ANTAR domain-containing protein — protein sequence MTEVGTRDAEDWEADRIAFCAEPAVEGWARSGVAAEGPLAQRFGALAVHLLGAGSLHEAMERVVSAALRIVPEADLASITLRSADGGFHTPVCTDATAEELDRVQYQTGEGPCLEAALQGRPGYALANNLPDSEAFPEFGRRAGAFGFGSLLASTLLPDLKSDLPPGAINLYSRRAGAFDDAAVDNALVLASHASLALAGSAAHTAAALKEIHLKRAVDSRDLIGQAKGILMNRRGISADAAFDILRRTSQDLNVKLVDLAHTVAERHQELDV from the coding sequence GTGACTGAGGTCGGCACAAGAGACGCCGAAGACTGGGAGGCGGACCGGATCGCGTTCTGCGCGGAACCGGCCGTCGAGGGCTGGGCCCGGTCGGGGGTCGCCGCCGAAGGGCCGCTGGCGCAGCGGTTCGGCGCGCTCGCGGTGCACCTGCTCGGCGCGGGCTCCCTGCACGAAGCGATGGAGCGCGTGGTGTCCGCCGCGCTGCGGATCGTCCCGGAGGCGGACTTGGCCAGCATCACCCTGCGCTCGGCCGACGGCGGGTTCCACACGCCGGTCTGCACGGACGCGACCGCCGAGGAACTGGACCGCGTCCAGTACCAGACCGGCGAAGGGCCGTGCCTGGAGGCCGCGCTGCAGGGACGGCCCGGGTACGCGCTGGCCAACAACCTCCCGGACTCGGAGGCGTTCCCCGAATTCGGCAGGCGCGCCGGGGCGTTCGGGTTCGGCTCCCTGCTGGCCTCGACCCTGCTGCCGGATCTCAAATCCGACCTGCCGCCCGGTGCGATCAACCTCTACAGCCGCCGGGCCGGGGCCTTCGACGACGCCGCCGTCGACAACGCGCTCGTGCTGGCTTCCCACGCGTCGCTCGCCCTCGCCGGATCGGCCGCGCACACCGCGGCCGCGCTCAAGGAAATCCATCTCAAGCGCGCCGTCGACAGCCGGGACCTGATCGGCCAGGCCAAGGGCATCCTGATGAACCGCCGCGGCATCTCGGCCGACGCGGCGTTCGACATCCTGCGCCGCACGTCCCAGGATCTCAACGTCAAACTGGTCGACCTCGCCCACACCGTGGCCGAGCGGCACCAGGAACTCGACGTCTGA
- a CDS encoding CsbD family protein, producing the protein MSDTAGNKAEEIKGKAKEALGNATGNEQWQAEGKAEQAKGALKQAGEKVKDAVKGVKD; encoded by the coding sequence ATGAGCGACACCGCCGGAAACAAGGCCGAAGAGATCAAGGGAAAGGCCAAGGAAGCGCTCGGCAACGCCACCGGGAACGAGCAGTGGCAGGCCGAGGGGAAAGCGGAGCAGGCCAAGGGTGCCCTCAAGCAGGCGGGAGAAAAGGTCAAAGACGCCGTCAAGGGCGTGAAAGACTGA
- a CDS encoding ATP-binding protein, which yields MSVDEAQHSRSPAGAALLRLALEQDFAMLRRIRDRAAAFVRRHLPHAGADAVADVRLVLDEIASNALRHARPPCELTLSLRGDRILIEVSDSLTDLARHRDGYEGGGRGLALIDAVADRWGQTPLPWGKTVWAELALCSDSRRPGSPEPK from the coding sequence GTGAGTGTCGACGAGGCTCAGCACAGCCGTTCGCCCGCGGGAGCGGCGCTCCTGCGCTTGGCGTTGGAGCAGGATTTCGCCATGCTGCGACGGATCCGGGATCGGGCGGCGGCGTTCGTGCGCCGCCATCTCCCGCACGCGGGCGCGGACGCGGTGGCCGACGTGCGCCTGGTGCTCGACGAGATCGCCAGCAACGCGCTGCGGCACGCCCGTCCGCCGTGCGAGCTGACGCTGTCGTTGCGCGGAGACCGGATCCTGATCGAGGTTTCCGACTCTCTCACGGACCTCGCCAGGCACCGGGACGGCTACGAAGGCGGAGGACGCGGTTTGGCCTTGATCGACGCTGTCGCCGACCGCTGGGGCCAGACGCCGCTGCCCTGGGGGAAGACCGTCTGGGCCGAACTGGCGCTTTGCTCCGATTCCCGCCGTCCGGGGTCGCCGGAGCCGAAGTGA